The nucleotide sequence GTGGATTAATGCCAGCCCCAGCTTGGGGTGGGGATAAAAGCGTTGAGGTCTCAGCCTGCCTCGGCTCTCCCCAAGCAGCTCCGGCACCCATCCTGTGCCTGCTGGCACAATGGCATCGGGCTGGTCCTGCTGggtcctcctgctgctcctgctcgcCCCGGCCCACGCCGGGGGGCCTGGCCCCGTCCTTGTCGACCGCCCCTTCGTCACCGTCTGGAACATCCCCACCGAGCGCTGCGCCAAGAAGTACAATGTCACCCTCAACCTGGAGGTCTTCGATGTGTTGGCCAACGACCAGCAGTCCTTCATCGGGCAGGACATCACCCTCTTCTACAGCAAGGAGCTGGGGCTCCTCCCCTACTACACATCTGATGGGGTGCCAGTGAACGGGGGGCTCCCCCAAAATGCCAGCCTGCAGGCCCACCTCCACCAGGCCGCCCGGGACATCGAGGtcaccctgcccagccctgcctacGGCGGGCTGGCCGTCATCGACTGGGAGAAGTGGCGCCCGCTGTGGATCCGCAACTGGGCCTCCATGGACATCTACCAGCAGAAGTCGGAGGAGCTGGTGCGGCAGCAGCACCCGCAGTGGCCCCCCAAGCTGGTGAAGGAGACGGCTGAGCAGCAGTTTGAGCAGAGTGCCCGCAACTTCATGGAGCAGACCCTGCAGCTGGGCGAGACCCTCCGTCCCAACGGCTACTGGGGTTTCTACGGCTTCCCCGATTGCTACAACAACAACTTCGACAGCCTGCCCTACACCGGGACGTGCCCGGCAGTGGAGCAGCAGAGGAACAAGGAGCTGTGGTGGCTCTGGGAGAGCAGCCGGGCACTCTACCCCAGCATCTACCTACCTCCCTGCTTCAACGGCACCAACAAGGCGCTCGCCTACG is from Harpia harpyja isolate bHarHar1 chromosome Z, bHarHar1 primary haplotype, whole genome shotgun sequence and encodes:
- the HYAL1 gene encoding hyaluronidase-1 isoform X2; its protein translation is MASGWSCWVLLLLLLAPAHAGGPGPVLVDRPFVTVWNIPTERCAKKYNVTLNLEVFDVLANDQQSFIGQDITLFYSKELGLLPYYTSDGVPVNGGLPQNASLQAHLHQAARDIEVTLPSPAYGGLAVIDWEKWRPLWIRNWASMDIYQQKSEELVRQQHPQWPPKLVKETAEQQFEQSARNFMEQTLQLGETLRPNGYWGFYGFPDCYNNNFDSLPYTGTCPAVEQQRNKELWWLWESSRALYPSIYLPPCFNGTNKALAYVRHRVAEAFAVQRGILDGGIPVLPYSQITFDHTVDFLSQEDLMNTIGESAAQGAAGIILWGSLNDSMSKEMCLRLKDYVDGPLGHYIVNVTASADLCSRSLCSGQGRCVRQENKQGFLHLDAFRFTIDLQAGKPWLVAQSVESGDDVSRLAEEFSCQCYDKWQGPRCDTQGFAE